Genomic segment of Williamwhitmania taraxaci:
GTTGACGAAGACATCAAACTGATGGTTGGTTAATAAAACTACAGCGAAGTTCTTTCAAACAGAACTTCGCTGTTTCTTTTTTGTTACTAGAAAACTTAATCGTAACCAATTAAAAACAGAACATATGGAAAGTAAAGAATTTGCAAAAGCTGAAATATTCTCGTTTCCTACGGAAGTAGATTATACTCAGGGTGGAATTGTTAGCCGCAACGTGATTAAACGCCCCACCGGAAATGTATCGCTCTTTGCATTCGACAAAGGAGAAAGCCTAAGCGAACATACCGCACCGTTTGACGCAATGGTTCAGGTTGTAGAAGGCGTAGCGCATGTAATCATTAACGGACAAACACATACTGTAAAAGCAGGTGAGTGCATAATAATGCCAGCAAACATTACCCATGCGGTTGCTGCCCCCGAACGCTTTAAAATGGTTCTGACAATGATTAAAGAACAAAAAGTATAGATCATTTTTTTTCTGAGAAAACAGAACCAACAGAATAGTTTGCCGTAAGAGTTACTCGATTGACATAGATGCACTGTCCGCTAACGAACATACATGTTCAGAAACATACATCAATATAGCGAACAACACAATTATATAATAAATTTATAACGCTACATAGCAAACTATTATATAC
This window contains:
- a CDS encoding cupin domain-containing protein; its protein translation is MESKEFAKAEIFSFPTEVDYTQGGIVSRNVIKRPTGNVSLFAFDKGESLSEHTAPFDAMVQVVEGVAHVIINGQTHTVKAGECIIMPANITHAVAAPERFKMVLTMIKEQKV